In one window of Paraflavitalea soli DNA:
- a CDS encoding M1 family metallopeptidase, which yields MNRKVGPLLTLILVCNTILAQDYWQQEVHYSIDVSLNDKLHTLQGNLSVKYINHSPDTLTYIWFHLWPNAYKDDNTALAKQLSQDKEGRKKLRNKKNEGYIDGLAFTVDGKAVTTGQDSANDADVVKLLLPSPLLPGQTTTITTPFHVKLPFYFSRSGYDGDQYMICQWYPKPAVYDKKGWHAFPYLDQGEFYSEFGSFKVNITVPAAYVVGATGTLQNTEELDQYKTIGAQNYQAKAAVAKYKAAQPDAPKTLQYVGENIHDFAWFADKDAVIQYDTLQLPSGKIVDVFAWYQPNGNKEWSNSISFIEDAVSRYSGWIGEYPWPVVQAVEGPKNLSSGGMEYPMITLITSPEAGAEELDAVITHEVGHNWFYGILGSNERDYPWMDEGINSFYQFRYEAEKYRANSIFGRSMPKEIKALPAPELLSRVYNALNSLPAKEPVNTASTGFANKNDYGIVVYVKAATWLYLLEMALGREVFDKAMQAYYATWKFRHPYPEDLKAALEKSSQENLDQNFELLNREGNF from the coding sequence ATGAATAGAAAAGTTGGCCCCCTTTTAACGCTTATCCTGGTATGTAACACCATCCTTGCCCAGGACTACTGGCAGCAGGAAGTACATTATTCCATTGATGTTTCACTCAACGATAAACTACACACCCTTCAGGGCAACCTTTCTGTGAAATACATCAATCATTCCCCCGATACCCTCACCTATATATGGTTCCACCTCTGGCCCAATGCTTATAAAGACGATAATACAGCCCTGGCCAAACAGTTGTCCCAGGATAAGGAAGGCAGAAAAAAATTAAGGAATAAGAAGAACGAAGGATATATTGACGGCCTCGCATTTACAGTAGATGGTAAAGCCGTAACCACCGGGCAGGACAGTGCCAATGATGCAGATGTGGTCAAACTCCTGCTACCTTCCCCATTATTACCTGGCCAAACCACTACCATTACTACTCCTTTCCATGTAAAATTGCCCTTTTACTTTTCCCGTTCCGGCTACGATGGTGATCAATACATGATTTGCCAGTGGTATCCAAAACCCGCCGTATACGACAAAAAGGGATGGCACGCCTTTCCCTATCTGGATCAGGGAGAGTTTTACAGTGAGTTTGGATCCTTTAAGGTCAACATCACCGTACCCGCTGCCTATGTGGTAGGTGCTACCGGTACTTTGCAAAACACCGAAGAACTGGACCAATACAAAACCATCGGCGCTCAAAACTACCAGGCCAAAGCTGCTGTGGCAAAATACAAAGCCGCTCAACCCGATGCGCCCAAAACATTGCAATACGTTGGCGAGAATATCCACGACTTTGCCTGGTTTGCCGATAAGGATGCCGTTATTCAATACGATACTTTGCAATTACCCTCCGGTAAGATCGTTGATGTATTTGCCTGGTACCAGCCCAATGGCAACAAAGAATGGAGCAACAGCATTTCTTTTATTGAAGATGCCGTAAGCCGTTATTCCGGATGGATAGGAGAGTATCCCTGGCCCGTGGTGCAGGCAGTAGAAGGACCCAAAAACCTTTCTTCCGGCGGCATGGAATACCCTATGATCACCCTCATTACCAGTCCTGAAGCCGGTGCAGAGGAACTGGATGCCGTGATTACCCATGAAGTGGGGCACAATTGGTTTTATGGCATCCTGGGCAGCAATGAGCGCGATTATCCCTGGATGGATGAAGGCATCAACAGTTTCTACCAGTTCCGGTATGAAGCCGAAAAGTACAGGGCCAACAGTATTTTTGGGAGATCCATGCCCAAGGAAATAAAGGCTTTGCCTGCTCCCGAGCTGCTGAGCCGTGTGTACAATGCCCTCAACAGCCTGCCTGCCAAAGAACCCGTAAATACAGCCTCAACAGGTTTTGCCAATAAAAATGATTACGGTATCGTTGTATATGTGAAAGCAGCTACCTGGCTATATTTGTTGGAAATGGCTTTGGGACGGGAAGTATTTGATAAGGCCATGCAGGCATACTATGCTACCTGGAAGTTCAGACATCCCTACCCCGAAGACCTCAAAGCAGCCCTGGAAAAGTCCAGCCAGGAGAACCTTGATCAGAACTTTGAACTGTTGAATAGGGAAGGGAATTTTTAA
- a CDS encoding sugar transferase: protein MSANKRIHSAWYLLSDYIAAVLAWIVLHFARRYFLHETIYTHEHGLVFSQPFWWGLLFIPLAWLVLFTLAGSYYSMYKKSRLNEFTNTIITCIIGCTIIFFSIVINDPQHKYTYFYKALFTYIWAQLFFTWIGRSLLLGRVRKQLTNGTVQFNTLLVGGHSVASKIYNDTRAGLRLAGFHYTGFVAVAPETNGISAYLPQYGYIADIEKVIREHRVQLVVIALEKSEKQQVEKIVSVLSEEDVDIKIAPDILDILSGSVKTSNVFGAVLSDLKTNLMPDWQQNIKRVIDVVIASFGLILLSPLLLYAAIRVKASSPGPVFYRQERVGYRGRKFSIIKFRSMYHPAEQNGPQLSSSHDERITKWGKTMRTWRLDELPQFWNILKGEMSLVGPRPERAYYISRIHQQTPYFKYLLKVKPGLTSWGMVKFGYAENVEQMIERMKYDLMYIENISLALDLKIMAHTLRIIFMGQGR from the coding sequence ATGTCAGCTAATAAACGTATCCATAGTGCCTGGTATCTCCTCAGCGACTATATTGCTGCCGTACTGGCCTGGATCGTTTTGCATTTTGCACGCCGTTATTTTTTGCATGAGACCATTTACACCCATGAACATGGATTAGTCTTTAGCCAGCCATTCTGGTGGGGGTTGTTGTTCATACCGTTGGCCTGGCTTGTCTTATTTACCCTGGCCGGGTCTTACTACTCCATGTATAAAAAATCCCGGCTCAATGAGTTTACCAATACCATCATCACCTGTATCATTGGTTGTACCATTATCTTCTTCAGTATCGTCATCAACGACCCACAGCATAAGTACACCTACTTTTACAAGGCCTTGTTCACTTATATATGGGCCCAACTCTTTTTTACCTGGATAGGGCGCAGCCTGCTCCTGGGTCGCGTAAGGAAACAATTGACGAATGGTACTGTACAATTCAATACCCTCCTGGTGGGAGGACATTCCGTGGCCAGTAAGATATACAACGATACCAGGGCTGGCCTTCGACTGGCAGGCTTTCATTATACCGGATTTGTGGCAGTGGCGCCCGAAACCAATGGCATCAGCGCTTATTTACCACAATACGGATACATTGCAGACATTGAAAAAGTGATCCGCGAGCACCGCGTTCAACTGGTGGTGATCGCCCTTGAAAAATCCGAAAAGCAACAGGTAGAAAAAATTGTATCCGTCCTCAGCGAAGAAGATGTCGACATCAAAATAGCACCCGATATTCTCGATATCCTTTCCGGGTCAGTGAAGACCAGTAATGTGTTTGGCGCCGTGCTCTCTGATCTGAAGACCAACCTCATGCCCGATTGGCAACAGAATATCAAACGCGTTATAGATGTGGTCATTGCCTCCTTCGGATTGATCCTCTTATCCCCCTTACTCCTGTATGCAGCTATCCGTGTTAAAGCTTCTTCACCAGGCCCCGTTTTTTACAGGCAGGAAAGAGTGGGTTACCGTGGACGTAAATTCTCTATCATTAAATTCCGGTCCATGTATCACCCGGCTGAGCAGAATGGACCCCAATTGTCTTCATCCCACGATGAGCGTATCACGAAATGGGGCAAGACCATGCGCACCTGGCGCCTGGATGAACTGCCCCAGTTCTGGAATATTTTGAAAGGAGAGATGAGCCTTGTAGGCCCCCGTCCCGAGCGGGCATACTATATCAGCCGTATCCACCAGCAAACCCCTTACTTCAAATACCTGCTTAAAGTGAAACCCGGTCTTACCTCCTGGGGTATGGTCAAGTTTGGTTATGCCGAAAATGTAGAGCAGATGATCGAACGTATGAAATATGACCTCATGTACATCGAAAATATCTCCCTCGCACTCGATCTGAAGATCATGGCTCATACACTGAGGATTATTTTCATGGGACAAGGAAGATAA
- a CDS encoding Gfo/Idh/MocA family protein encodes MLKVGVFGVGHLGKFHLNNWKEIKDIELVGFYDPDDVAAQEVTEKYQLARFLDPERLIEAVDMVDIVAPTTYHFNLCKLAIRKGKHVFVEKPLANTMEEAREIVKLVRESNVKLQVGHVERFNPAYLGIQHMQLHPMFIEVHRLAQFNPRGTEVSVILDLMIHDIDIILSIVKSEVKLISASGVAVMTDTPDIANVRIEFNNGCVANLTSSRISMKKMRKMRLFQKDAYIGVDFLNKKSEVIKLKTPQDVDAFSFDLDTPHGKKTIAVLNPQVPEVNAIKKELESFRDAILNNTPTRVSEVDGYRAMDVAHQILHKIKNNSISA; translated from the coding sequence ATGCTAAAGGTTGGCGTATTCGGCGTTGGTCATCTCGGAAAATTCCATCTCAACAACTGGAAAGAAATTAAAGACATAGAACTCGTAGGGTTTTATGATCCCGACGATGTGGCCGCACAGGAAGTCACGGAGAAATACCAGCTGGCAAGGTTTCTCGATCCTGAACGCCTGATAGAAGCCGTAGATATGGTGGATATCGTAGCACCCACTACTTACCATTTCAATCTTTGTAAGCTGGCTATCCGTAAGGGTAAGCATGTATTTGTAGAAAAACCCCTGGCCAATACCATGGAGGAAGCCCGCGAGATCGTAAAGCTGGTGCGGGAATCAAACGTCAAACTTCAGGTAGGTCATGTGGAACGGTTCAACCCTGCTTACCTCGGTATTCAGCACATGCAGTTACACCCTATGTTCATAGAGGTCCATCGCCTGGCTCAATTCAACCCACGCGGTACCGAAGTGAGCGTGATACTTGACCTCATGATCCACGACATCGACATTATACTCAGCATTGTAAAAAGTGAAGTAAAGTTGATCTCCGCCAGTGGCGTGGCCGTCATGACAGATACCCCCGATATTGCCAATGTGAGGATAGAATTCAACAATGGCTGCGTTGCCAACCTAACCTCCAGCCGCATTTCTATGAAGAAAATGCGAAAAATGAGGTTATTTCAGAAAGATGCTTATATTGGCGTAGACTTTCTCAATAAAAAGTCCGAAGTTATTAAACTGAAGACTCCCCAGGATGTAGATGCCTTTTCCTTTGACCTGGATACCCCCCATGGCAAAAAGACCATAGCGGTTTTGAATCCCCAGGTTCCGGAAGTCAATGCGATCAAAAAAGAACTGGAATCATTTCGCGATGCGATCCTTAATAATACCCCCACCAGGGTATCTGAAGTAGATGGTTACAGGGCCATGGATGTAGCACACCAGATTTTGCATAAAATTAAAAATAATAGTATTTCCGCGTAA
- a CDS encoding murein L,D-transpeptidase catalytic domain family protein encodes MKKPNKARTLQLISAPLLGLAILLQCAFIPAPTSVYPVAFKVRGTTAPHIKNTSKSAAFSFLHSMEIYDSLHLEDLGLSKMVFRMAVKGMEKLSNAGRLKGNLISIIDFSQPSTSKRLYVIDMDNYELLYNTWVAHGMKSGKTMAKLFSNKPSSNKSSLGFYVTGEAYQGSNGYSLKLQGMEKGINDFAYRRAIVIHGADYVSEQWISSQGYIGRSKGCPAVPVDVCQPMIDQIKDGTCLFIYHPTSTYRAKSPLLRK; translated from the coding sequence ATGAAAAAACCGAACAAGGCAAGAACCCTCCAGTTGATAAGTGCACCCCTTTTAGGTTTAGCAATTCTGTTGCAATGCGCTTTTATACCCGCACCAACTTCAGTATATCCCGTTGCTTTTAAGGTTCGTGGTACTACTGCCCCCCACATAAAAAATACCAGTAAATCTGCAGCTTTTTCTTTTCTGCACAGCATGGAGATATACGATAGTCTCCACCTCGAAGACCTGGGTTTATCCAAAATGGTATTCCGCATGGCCGTCAAGGGAATGGAAAAATTGTCCAATGCAGGCAGGCTGAAAGGAAACCTGATCTCTATTATCGACTTTAGCCAACCCAGTACCAGCAAGCGCTTATATGTTATAGACATGGACAATTACGAGTTGCTGTATAATACCTGGGTCGCCCACGGCATGAAATCAGGAAAGACCATGGCTAAACTCTTTTCCAATAAACCTTCTTCCAATAAAAGCAGCCTGGGATTTTATGTAACCGGCGAAGCTTACCAGGGTAGCAATGGATATTCTTTAAAGCTCCAGGGAATGGAAAAAGGGATCAATGACTTTGCCTACCGCCGCGCCATTGTAATACATGGAGCCGATTATGTAAGCGAGCAATGGATCTCCAGCCAGGGATACATTGGCCGAAGCAAAGGATGTCCTGCTGTACCCGTTGATGTTTGTCAGCCCATGATCGACCAGATCAAAGATGGCACCTGCCTCTTTATCTATCACCCTACTTCCACCTACCGGGCAAAGTCTCCTTTATTACGTAAATAA
- a CDS encoding LytR/AlgR family response regulator transcription factor: MNLNCIIIDDEPWALDLMEDFIRKIPYLKLVARCEGPMAALPHFEKEEIDLVFLDIKMPDLSGIQFLKILPRKPAVIFVTAYHEFAVEGYELDAIDYLLKPVPFDRFVSAVNKAWEYIGYRKNKSPQRKDDFLFIKTAHKIQKLFYNDIVYLEGLKDYTRIHLTDSKKPVVTLQSLKYFESRLPNEDFIRIHRSYIVSLRKVDTVSRKTVFLGDTELPCSEHYKNLLYNIIGEKL, from the coding sequence ATGAACCTCAACTGCATCATCATCGACGATGAACCTTGGGCTTTGGACCTTATGGAAGATTTTATCCGCAAGATCCCCTACCTTAAACTGGTGGCCCGGTGTGAAGGGCCCATGGCTGCCCTGCCGCATTTTGAGAAAGAAGAGATCGACCTCGTATTCCTCGACATCAAGATGCCTGACCTGTCTGGTATCCAGTTCCTGAAGATCCTGCCCAGGAAACCAGCCGTCATATTTGTAACCGCTTACCACGAGTTTGCTGTGGAAGGATATGAGCTCGATGCCATCGATTACCTGCTGAAACCTGTTCCCTTCGACCGTTTTGTCTCCGCTGTCAACAAAGCCTGGGAATACATCGGCTACCGCAAAAACAAATCACCCCAGCGCAAGGATGACTTCCTGTTTATCAAAACAGCCCATAAGATCCAGAAATTGTTCTACAATGACATCGTATACCTCGAAGGATTAAAAGATTATACCCGCATCCACCTTACAGACAGTAAAAAGCCCGTGGTCACCCTCCAAAGCCTCAAGTATTTTGAGAGCAGGCTGCCCAACGAAGATTTCATACGCATCCACCGGTCCTATATCGTGTCCCTCCGGAAAGTAGATACCGTATCCCGTAAAACCGTTTTTCTGGGCGATACAGAACTTCCCTGCAGCGAACACTATAAAAACCTGCTGTATAATATAATTGGCGAGAAACTGTAA
- a CDS encoding sensor histidine kinase, with protein MMTKEKARDSIAYILGFKPVKTARHRVLVIVSHLFLWGLFLAMPLLIYRIRILDITFFYRELVTKTFLVILFYVNYYYLLPRFFQRRKIANYFLSITASLLVLCALNITTEYFFREHLRANARHYILAGRTGAGVMAIKDSMVTTASGIPGMPPVELRMEGGTMIHSGAVATQVGFVTATNELDNDSLRRRMRLWKRYFNTRHPNDTMATAVVRAEPAMPFFRTGPGPFNDRSIFWMGFSMVLMNTLSSGVIILLISGFIKLANSLIISEKQKKALENERLNAELNFLKLQINPHFLFNTLNSIYSQAHLKSEQTEYSILKFSQIMRYVLYDSTTEKIPLTKDLEYIRNYIDLQKLRISKNITIQYEVAGVTNDLLIAPLLLITFIENAFKHGISYSSPSAIDIKIGVIGTDLRLTVGNTIIRRPLPTGEAAGGGVGLVNARRRLDVLYPGRYLLDINDNNSIYVVNLKINLDHETEPDQIAHI; from the coding sequence ATGATGACTAAAGAGAAAGCCCGTGATAGCATAGCCTATATACTGGGATTTAAACCCGTGAAAACTGCACGTCATCGTGTGCTGGTAATCGTGTCACATCTTTTTTTGTGGGGACTTTTTCTGGCTATGCCCTTGCTTATTTACCGTATCAGGATATTGGACATTACATTCTTTTATCGTGAGCTGGTAACAAAGACTTTCCTTGTCATCTTATTCTATGTAAACTATTATTACCTGCTGCCCAGGTTTTTCCAGCGCAGGAAGATTGCTAACTATTTTTTATCCATTACCGCTTCTTTGCTGGTATTGTGCGCCTTAAATATTACTACAGAATATTTTTTCCGGGAGCACCTGCGTGCAAACGCCCGCCATTATATACTGGCCGGTAGAACGGGAGCCGGTGTGATGGCTATCAAAGACTCCATGGTAACTACCGCCTCTGGCATACCAGGTATGCCTCCCGTGGAATTGCGGATGGAAGGAGGGACCATGATACACTCCGGTGCTGTCGCCACACAGGTGGGATTTGTAACAGCCACCAATGAGCTGGATAACGATTCCTTGCGCCGCCGCATGCGCCTCTGGAAAAGATATTTCAATACCCGCCATCCCAATGATACCATGGCTACAGCTGTTGTACGGGCCGAACCTGCCATGCCCTTTTTCAGAACAGGCCCAGGCCCCTTTAACGATAGAAGTATTTTTTGGATGGGCTTTTCGATGGTACTCATGAATACCCTCTCATCGGGCGTCATCATCTTGCTCATCAGTGGTTTCATCAAACTGGCCAATTCCCTTATCATCAGCGAAAAACAGAAAAAGGCACTGGAGAATGAAAGACTCAATGCAGAATTGAATTTCCTGAAGTTGCAGATCAACCCCCATTTCCTGTTCAATACCCTTAATAGTATTTATTCACAGGCCCACCTCAAGTCAGAACAAACAGAATATTCCATTCTCAAGTTCTCTCAGATCATGCGTTATGTATTATATGACAGTACTACCGAAAAAATACCCTTAACAAAAGACCTGGAGTACATCCGCAATTATATTGACCTGCAGAAATTGCGCATCTCCAAAAATATAACCATTCAGTACGAGGTAGCAGGTGTCACCAATGACCTGCTCATTGCACCATTATTGTTGATCACCTTCATTGAAAATGCATTCAAGCATGGCATCAGTTATTCAAGTCCTTCCGCCATTGACATCAAAATAGGCGTTATAGGCACCGACCTTAGACTTACCGTTGGCAATACCATCATCCGGCGACCACTGCCAACCGGTGAAGCAGCGGGTGGGGGAGTAGGCCTTGTCAATGCCCGGCGGCGGTTGGATGTATTATATCCCGGCAGGTACCTGCTTGATATCAATGACAATAACAGTATTTATGTCGTAAACCTCAAGATCAACCTGGACCATGAAACCGAACCTGACCAGATTGCACATATTTGA